One Drechmeria coniospora strain ARSEF 6962 chromosome 01, whole genome shotgun sequence genomic region harbors:
- a CDS encoding chromatin assembly factor 1 subunit C — MALDPEVDVDAMQDDDDDQVEQYKTWKKNSPFLYDMILGTALTWPTLTVQWFPDVKEVEGQNYSMHRLLLGTHTSDESTNYLQLANVQVPKAVQPNPSNYDEDRGEIGGYGNSGEVAAIKCDIIQKIEHPGEVNKARYQPQNPDIIATLCVDGKILIFDRTKHPLLPTTPGKINPQIELIGHKAEGFGLNWSPHEAGCLVSGSEDKTMCLWDLKKLETDSKTMRPSRRYTHHDQIVNDVQYHPIAKSFIGSVSDDQTLQIIDIRHSETSKAAVVAKGGHLDAINALSFNPTSEVLVATASADKTIGIWDLRNVKEKVHTLEGHNDAVTSLSWHPTEAGILGSGSYDRRIIFWDLSRVGEEQLPDDQEDGPPELLFMHGGHTNHLADFSWNPSEPWMVASAAEDNLLQIWKVAESIVGRDDGDLPVNELDR, encoded by the exons ATGGCGTTGGACCCAGAGGTCGATG TCGACGCGATGcaggatgatgacgacgatcaGGTGGAGC AGTACAAGACATGGAAGAAGAACAGCCCGTTCCTGTACGACATGATTTTAGG AACTGCTCTCACTTGGCCTACTCTTACCGTCCAATGGTTCCCGGATGTGAAGGAGGTCGAGGGACAAAACTACAGCATGCATCGGCTTCTGCTCGGCACGCACACGTCCGACGAGAGTACCAATTATCTTCAACTCGCCAATGTCCAGGTGCCCAAGGCTGTCCAGCCAAACCCCTCCAACTATGACGAGGACCGGGGTGAGATTGGAGGATATGGAAACTCGGGCGAGGTTGCCGCCATCAAATGCGACATCATACAGAAGATCGAGCATCCTGGCGAGGTCAACAAGGCCCGATACCAGCCTCAAAACCCCGACATCATCGCCACCCTCTGTGTCGACGGCAAAATTCTCATCTTCGACCGCACAAAGCACCCCCTTCTGCCTACGACGCCCGGCAAGATCAATCCCCAGATCGAGCTCATCGGCCACAAGGCTGAGGGTTTCGGCCTCAACTGGAGCCCGCACGAGGCCGGCTGCTTGGTATCGGGCAGCGAGGACAAGACCATGTGTCTATG GGACTTGAAGAAGCTCGAGACGGACTCGAAGACCATGCGACCCTCTCGGAGATACACCCACCACGACCAAATAGTCAACGATGTGCAGTACCACCCGATTGCGAAGAGCTTCATCGGCTCCGTGTCGGATGACCAGACGCTGCAGATCATTGACATCCGGCATAGCGAGACGAGCAAGGCAGCCGTCGTTGCCAAAGGCGGCCACCTGGATGCCATCAACGCCTTGTCCTTCAACCCGACGTCAGAAGTGCTtgtggcgacggcgtcggccgacaAGACGATTGGAATCTGGGATTTGCGAAACGTTAAGGAAAAGGTGCACACGCTCGAGGGTCACAACGACGCCGTGACGTCGCTCTCGTGGCACccgaccgaggccggcatcTTAGGTAGTGGTAGCTACGACAGAAGAATCATCTTCTGGGACCTCTCGCGCGTCGGTGAAGAGCAGCTTCCCGACGATCAGGAGGATGGCCCGCCAGAGTT GCTTTTCATGCACGGCGGACACACGAACCACCTCGCCGATTTCAGCTGGAATCCAAGCGAGCCCTGGATGGTGGCGAGCGCAGCCGAGGACAATTTGTTGCAGATTTGGAAGGTTGCCGAGTCCATCGTCGGAAGGGATGACGGCGACCTGCCCGTCAACGAGCTCGACCGATAG